The sequence AGGTCGGCCACCTCGCCCATCTCAATGCCCGCAACACCACGCTTGCCTACGCTTCGCGCGCACCGCAGGACGACATTGCGCGGCTGAAGACGCGGATGGGCTGGGAGATGCCCTGGTACACAATCACCGACAGCTTCGACAAGGATTTCGGCGTCGACGAGTGGCACGGCCACAACGTCTTCATCCAAGACGGCGACCGCGTCTTCCGCACCTATTTCATCAACAGCCGCGGCGACGAGGCGATGGGCACGGTCTGGAGCTATCTCGACGCCACCCCGCTCGGCCGCCAGGAGGTCTGGGAGGATTCGCCCGAGGGCTATCCCCAGACCCCGCTCTACAGCTGGTGGAACTGGCACGACAATTACGAAGCCGGAGCCGACAAGAAATGGGCCGAAGTGGCGGCCGCGGGCGAAGCCGCGTTCAGGGATAAGGGCGAGTAGCTGGGACTGACGAGAGCAAGCCCCCTTGTGCCGCGTTGGTCGACCCCCACTCCGTCTCGGCTTCGCCGAGCCACCTGCCGGGGCGAGCCACGGGTCTCGCCCGTCCTTCGGACCCCCGATCGACGGGGTAGAGGAAAGGCGCCTGGCTTTTTGCCGTCAACGCTCGTCCAGCAACGCTCCCTTCCTTTCCTCCGGAGGGGGGAAAGGTGGCGCTGCGAAGCAGCGACGGATTGGGGGAACCACCTGCCAATCAAGCATGGCCCTGATC is a genomic window of Mesorhizobium huakuii containing:
- a CDS encoding DUF899 domain-containing protein — protein: MTKHMTMQTPPIVSRQDWDAAREKMLVKEKATLRAKDALAAERRRMPWMEVDKAYVFEGPNGKASLLDLFEGRRQLIVYRAFFEPGVYGWPDHACRGCSLGADQVGHLAHLNARNTTLAYASRAPQDDIARLKTRMGWEMPWYTITDSFDKDFGVDEWHGHNVFIQDGDRVFRTYFINSRGDEAMGTVWSYLDATPLGRQEVWEDSPEGYPQTPLYSWWNWHDNYEAGADKKWAEVAAAGEAAFRDKGE